The Rosa rugosa chromosome 1, drRosRugo1.1, whole genome shotgun sequence genomic sequence ACTTTCTGGAATTTTAATGTTCATTTTAACCTATGCTTCCCCAATGCTATTCATTCTTAGCATGGTGATGTATATCTCTTTGAAGGACACAAGCTATTTTGTATCTCCGTCTGATGCAGATTTAAGACAAATCCTCAAAATGATGATTGGCTTTCCTTGTCTGGTTCCACTGGGCTTGAACTCCATTCTATTGACAGCGTACACCATCGTATTGGTGTTTATGAGCAACCATCTTTTTGTCTGGAGCGTCTTTTCTCCAAAGTAAGTGCTCGCTGTGCTTTAGGCTTATAGTGGGCGATGTTCCtttgttctttgttctttttagaGACAAgtaattggtttttttttctttttcctctttttctttttcaaataaaaaaaaaaaaaaaaatactgcaATCATCCATTGGAAAGATGCAGGACAAATTTTTTTATGATACCTGTTTATGTAGGACAAGGATTTTTATGATACAGATTTACATAGAAAAGGGTGggatattaaaaaaatatggaGTACAAAAAGAGTTAATCAATCAATATTCTACAAATATGAAGCACCAATATATATCTGCAGTCCAGAATAATATAATACAGAAACATACATACTCAACTACAATATTCCTACCAAGTTATGGGCCTTTGTGGGCTCctattgtaaccaaaaaaaaaaaaaaaaatattcctaCCAAGTTATAATTGGTGAAACAATGGTTAATCCCTAAAGTTTAAATGTAATGAATGAAAATTACTGATAATTGATGCACTTCATATAGCTACACAGTCCGCTGCTCCTAATTACTGAGTCTGGAATTTATTGTTTACATCTTTTGTGCAGGTACATCTATGTTTGTACTACAACCATATGTGTGTATGTTGGAGTCTCTGTCATAGCTGCAACTGTAACATATGCATATTTGGTGCTGGGGTTAAGGAGAAAGAAGCAATATAAGCTTAGCCACCAGCAATGATAGAAGATCAGCTGCCAAATACTGCTGATTTCTTTTTTGTTAACCAATGTACACAGatcattttctgtttttttattttttattttttatatatacaaaagattttgtagttttcatttttgtAATGTATGTCTACACCACAAGGCTCAAAACTTGCGAACTTTCTTTCCGTAACttattccttctctttcttcggGATGGAGCACTGAATCCTTGCTGAGACTTAACACCTAACACCTTAGAGAAATGAAGTGGGGAGGGATATAATTGGTGTAATGTGTATTACAGGCATCATCCTGTTTGACCCCTATCTTTGTCAAACAATGCCTTGTGAATCTTGTGATGGTAATGTCTAAACTTAGAATCCAACTTGATTACAATTTTTGAAGATATTGTTACTAGTTTCCCATAGCGCCCGAGCTGCTTTTACTTGAACATTACATGATGCTAAACACTTCATTTTCCAGCTAAACAAAAAGATGGAAGTTTGATCAGATTATTAGTTGATCGAGCGGAGTGATCAGTTGATTTTGTTCTAAAGCTGCCTCTATGGCACATTTATTCATCATGAGATGCAACTGAATGTGGCATCTGCCTTTCAGTATCTTCCAACATGAAGGGTGCGGAAAGAGCACAATAAAACTACAGAACAAAGCAGAATTGACATTATGTAGTTACAATGCTTTCAAGTGTATCAAGATCAGTACCACCTATAAGATGATGAAGTTTCTTAACCTGATCAGTGTCAAGGAAAGTAGTCTGCGCTATCAATTCCGTAGGTAAATCCGTTTTGAAGCAGTGCATTCTCTTGACCCTGCACACCTGGGTTTTCACTAGTTGAGGGTAGCAAACACAAGGGCTGCAGTGTCACGTCCATTTACTACGAAGTGAAGGAAACCTCGAGGAAACACCATAATCTTAAAAGTTTTAAGATAAACTTTTGTTATCTGAGGCAATGAATCCGGTTACTACTGTTCTTCCTCTGGCAACATGTATTGACTTCTGAACCTCCGTGGTGTGAGTTGGGATAACTCCTCCAACAGCCAAGTCGGCACGAGCCATTTATAGGCTAAAGCCATTCGATCAGACCAGGAAATTCAGTAGCAAACTTTGTCAAATTTGTTAATGTTTGGCGGTAAGACTACTTACCAAAACAAGATTGTATTTTAAATTATAATCTTTGTTTGTTAATTACCAGGAAATTATAATCTTGGATAAAATCTATTTTTCATATGatgtttttattaattttatgtaACAGAATGGAGCTAGCCTAGTACTGCATGGAGTTAGTTGTTATATATCAATGCATTATGGCATTATAATTTGTTTACTTTTAAATCTAGAACTACAAATCTGTCACACACGTGCGCAATACGCATGCACCCACACACACTCGCGTACTATAATTTGTTTATTGCCATATACGAATTTAAACATTTCAGcgtattgttttttttttagtaggcCATTTGTCATGTCTATTACTTGTTTACTTAACACAAAAAATAGCGAATAGTGAAAAGTTGACAAGAATAATGAGATATGATTCGGATATATTAGAATATCCAACTCCCGCAATATAACAGGATATTAACTAATTAATTTCGTATTACAAAACCATTATTCTAGAAAGACAACAGTGTGGTAACGTAATCTGAATCATCCTACTTGTGTTTTTATctagtgcaaaaaaaaaaaaaaaaaaaaaattgaagaactaGGAAGGAACTACATTTCAGCTATCCAAAGTTTAGCCATCTCATGAAAATTCCGCAtttgttaataaaaaaaaaaattatttacatttactcacctcaaataATTTCCGATTATGTCCATTGCATTATCTACATTTCTTAATCACTATAGCACTAAAGATAACAAAACATTTAAAGGTAGGGAGTTACAATAAAAACTTCCATAAGAATAACACATTATTTGGGAAACAAATTTTACTGCACCATTCTTGTCCACAAAATTTTGTGAGTGCAGTAGTACCCAAGAAATACCCACCTCTCTCCCCATTGGTGAACTCCTCTGTAGTACCCTCACTATTTCACTGCTCCCCTCTGCAGCATTGCAGAGAGGATTGCTCCCCAAGCAATCGCCACGCGTCCTCTTCCCAAATCACCAAAATACCCTCCCCACTTCCCACCACCACTGCCTACTCTCCCCGTAATATTCCCAAACCACGCTTGCCCTTTTCGTCCACTAAATTGCATGCTTGGTTTTAAAACCCGATTTGGCTTCCCTCTTTTTCAAAGTCTCTTCATTTCTTacacagaaaaggaaaaaaacctTTGGACCCGAAAAAATGGATAATCCGAGCAGCAGCGGCGTACCCGAGTCCGAAAAGCTTCTCGGAATCGCCGCCGATCTCCTCTGCGGCGGCGACTTCGCTTCTTGCCGGAAATTCGCTCTCTTCGCCCGCGACTGCGACCCGGAAAACCCCGTCGCGGAAAGAATCCTCGCCGTCGCCGACGTTCTCCTCGCCGAAAAGAGGCGCGACCCGACCGACTGGTACCCCATTTTGCaactgacccgacccgactccGGGAACCGCCGCCTCGTTCGGACCCAGTTCGAGAAGCTGACGGCGCTGTTGAACCCGGAAGACAACGGCTTCCCGTTCTCCGACGTGGCGCTCGGGCTGGTCCGCAAGGCGTGGGCCGCGCTGTCCGACCCGGGGTTCGGAAATGGGCCCAAGAACGGGCCGGAAAGCCCGAAACTTGAAGAGGGTTTGGCCGGAGAGACGTTCTGGACGGTGTGTCCGTACTGCTATGGCATGTTTATGTACAAGAAGGTGTTTGAGGAGTGTTGCCTGAGGTGTCAGATTTGCCGGAAGGCGTTTCACGGCGTGGCGATTAGGCCGCCGGCGCCGGAGATTTTGGTGGAGGGGAAGGAGCAGTACTATTTTACTTATGGGTGTTTTCCTACGGAGTACAACGAGGAAGCAAAGAAGAGTAATGAGGACACAAAGAAGAGGCAGATGGAGGAGGGTGTTTGTGTTGTGGAGATTTCTGATGatgaggaggaggtggtggtgaagAATGTGGGTGGAGGAGGGAAGTTTTCGAGTGAAGGGAAGGCTCCGGTGAAGAGAATGAAGGCTCCGGCGAGGCGGATGAAGGGGATGAAGACGAAAACAGTGGCGAGTAGGAGGGGTGGGATGGTGAAAGAGTTGGACTTGAATGGTGGGTGTGGAAATGGGAATGGTGAAATGGGTGATTTGTAAGTTTTTTGAAGGTGAAGATGATGCATGTCTTTGTTGGTCTTGGGGATAGTCCATGATAGAAGGGTTGGAAATGTAGGGGGGTTTTGTATCTATGGTTTTAACAAAGTAGGAAAGCAGGGGATCTGAGTTGAAAGGAGACTGAGTTTTGTGGTGATTACTAGTCATCAAACAAGGGTGTTTTAATCTCATGGTAGAAATTAGAGATAAGTAGTGCAGTGATCAAGGTAATAGCTGACCAACTTTTTACTAGTGATTGACCATTGAGTATATGCTTGATGCTTTCTCTGGTCTACTTTTGTTGTCTCTGACTGGGTTTTCAAGCTAAGATTGACCTGAAAGTAAATGATAAGTTGCTTTTTAAACCGTGTGTTGCTTTATACTATAGGTTCAGTCCTCTTGATTGAATAATCTTGATGTGAATGTCTTATATATCCTGTTCTCTTTAGGACTCATTTTGAAAAATTGCTTTATTATGTTCAACTTAAATCCTTAAGACTGTTtggtgttttgatttgatttctgaggGTCTTGTTCATCTATTCTCTACTAATGCTAATATGAGTTAACAATTAAGTAGTAACATCGTAGTTAACCCTGCCTCAATGTGCCTTTCAATGACGGCAATTGATCATATATCCTGTTCTCGTGAATCAAAACGTTATCAGGAGTTTCGACAATGTCATTGCTTCATGTCCTCTCTTATTTGGCCATTGAGCTGGACTGTCTTATCAGTTTATGCATCTTCTTACTGAAGTCCTTCTCTGTCAGATTTATATAATACTTGATAGGGCAGTCTAGGCTACATACCCCTTAGGAGTTTATTATGTTTTTGATCTATGTATGTGTGTAGCCCTTATTGTTCATGGGGTTCCTCTTTTAGCATATATTGCATCCAAGAACAACTAGTAGGATGCTTCATAATTTCGAACAAACACTTTAGGCCTATTGGTGATGGTGATGGACAATAGTGAAGGTCACTAGGCAAAATGATTTGTCATTCAGGTAGTTTGGGGACAAATGAGTAGAAACTACAAAGTGTGTTAAGCAACTCACAGGACCACTAATAATGATATTAGGCTTGTAGTATATAATGCATGTCTTCATGCTTTTTGCGTCTGTTACAAAGTATTAGCACACTAAATCTACAGTTTTTGTAGTTTACATGATTATGAGTATGAGACAGTGTTTTAAAATGGAAATTAGAGCATTAGAGTTAACAAATGTCAGGGTAACTGACAATTATGGCTACTGTGATTTGTTCTTCTGCTTAACAATGTTGGCTATTGTTTGCAAGGCATCAACAGTTCAACACTAACGTACATTGTCGTCGAGTGTTACAAAACATGTTTTCAGTAGCTTTTAACCTGTTAAAAGCACACAATAGAAGTCTTGCATATATTGATAAAAAATTAGTGAGTGTTTGGTATTTTTGGATTCTTTTGTTTCACCTATTATTGTTGCTGTGGATGGTCTTTAAATTTGAAGTTGGAAGCAAGGAAGAATGGGAGGGAGAATGAAAGATGGTCTTTATATTTGAAGTTGGACTCATTCGTCCATTCAGTTATGCTCAAAAGCCTCAAATACAGCCAGAAAAATTTCTTTAGCTTTACTCTGTTACTTTTGCAACAATTTTGTTCAATCTCTAGGttaccatttttcatttttttgaatAGCCATAGGCATCTTTATCTTTATGGAGACAGGGGCAGGGGAGCCCCCTCCATCCATTCTTCAATGATATCATAACTTGATGCCTGGCTAGCAAGTGAATGAACAAGAGTGTTACAAAACTTAAAGGGAAGAGGATTCGAATTTGAGGTCTCATCTAACATTACACAGATGTTGGTTTGTGTCTACTATAGTTAAAATGTGTAGTTAAATTTCAATCAAAGTGCAATTAATACAGATAACAAGCGGGAGTGGTAATTCTAAACCATATCACGCTTTCATATTGGTGGCGTAAAATGATTACGATCTTCTTTCTTAACCAGCTGATAGAAAAATTTCACCCGGAAAATTGAACAATCATGAATAATAATCTCAAGATGAAAAACTTACAGATCACGTCACTCACCATATCTTGCATTTAGATGACAGGATCTTATAAGTAATTACCTGGGTGATAAATGTCATTTAGTAGGTTtgattaatttgattaatttgtCACGATTGTCTTCGTTAAAATGAAGATATTTTCTACCTCGGCATAGTGGCTTTAATGGACAAATCTCGTACAGTTAAATACAGTTATTCTTGGAAGCCCTCGTTGTAGAACATTTCCTATATAAAAGAGAAACTTGTCTTTCCCTCCGTTGTTTTACTGTTAGTACTTCAGTGGTTTTACAGCAAGAGGTAGCATTCCTCCCTTTGCTGAATATTGGTCTTTTCCCTTTCCTTTCcaatttattttcttctgtttGCTTTGTGACTGATCTGATTTTGTTCCAATTCTTGTTTGAAACCATGTTTACAGGTAATAGCTAGCTAAAGTAAGATATGCAGATGCGTTCCGCCCCAAGCtatttttccaagaaaattggCTTTCCTCAACGCTATCGTATAGATCCAGTGAATAGCATCTACAGCAAAAACTTCTGTAGACCAAAATCAACAGCAGAAGCCAAAGTACTTGCGGCCAAGAAACACAGTGAGTCAGAGAGAAGACGAAGGATGCGAATCAATAGTCAATATGCAGCCCTTCGTAAAATCCTCCCAAACTTGATCAAAGTAAATATTTAGTACACTTGACATGTATTTGATTGAACacataattttgaaatttgaattcgCAATTTTTCAAAGAGAGGTAGAATCATGTCTAATGTGCGTTTTTATTTACAGTTTGAAAATACAACGTGCAAGATATGCTTTCTCTTACTTAAAATAGTTTACGACATAGAGCGTGATATATAGTGTACATTTACCATGTTACATACAGATGGACAAGGCTTCTTTGCTCGCAGAGACCGTCCGACAAGTAAGGGAGCTTAAGAAGGTGGTAGCAGATACTGAAGCAGCATGTCGTGGCAGTGGCAGTGAGTGTGTTATTCCCAGCGGCTTTAACAAGTTGAGTTTGCAGAAGTGTGAAGGCAAGCAAGAAGGGCTTGTGAAAGCAACATTTAGCTGCGAGGATAGGCCAGGGCTAATATTGGACATGATTAGGGAGCTGAGGTCAGGGAAAGGGAGGGTGGTGAGGGCGGAGATGGTGACAGTAGGTGGGAGGACTAAGAGTGTGTTGTGGGTGAAAGGGTTGGGTGCTGGAAGTGAAGGGATAGTGTGCCTTAAGAAGGCATTAAATAAGGTGATTGTTGACAGGCCAAGCATTAATACATCTCCCTAAGTGAGTTTGATACGAGGATATTTAGTATATAGGGGCTTTGCAACACTCACTGCTAACCCAAAGGACAAGCAAAAGTATGTATCTTACATTCTTACTAGGAGTTCTGAACTTTAGATATGTAGCATTGATCATTTCCTCCTAATGGGCAAGCATATTGTGTTGTGTGTGACAACTCAAATTAAGCATGTATCCTCTCCTTGAAATTTGCAAAAGccaaattcttttattttaataGTCCAATGCTGACGTGGAGCATTAATCCACCTTTAAATTAAATGGACGCGTGAGATTTAAAACCAATGATAACCAAAGAGAGGAGGGAGCCAAGGAGCGGAGAATCTGAATCCCTCATCTAAAGGTGCTCAAGAATCAAACGGTTCTTACTTTACTCTTATTTTCATGAGGTTTTTTGATTAAAATCCTTTTTGTTATAAAAAAGTTAGATGTAGTCCGTACATATTTTCTTGTTAATTAcggttcattttttttttcatagtctattttacccttaccAAATAAAGTAAATAATTTCAAATTCACTAATTGAATCACAATTTTAgctcaattttaaatttcaaattcaaattccaaaatctaCAATTCATCAATGAATAATTTTCAGACATATAACACTAAATGTATTCCTACGAAATCAATATACCTAAGATGTAGTTATAGAAATATCGAATACTTATATACCTGCATTATAGGATGAAAAACAttagaacaaaaattcaaacatTATTGCTTCAATTGTATCTATATAGTAGGtattagaaaagaaaataaatcctaTGTGGCAGCTGAGTCATTAGACCGCGATTAGCAAAAAAATTCATCCGAGCTACATCCAATACGGGGTGTGAGTTTTGGACTTAATTCAAACATTATTGCTTCAATAGTATCTATATAGTAggtattgtttggctccaattttgttgcagctggtcaacagtctcttttctgcgcgggcgtgccagcaccgttcgggtgcggtcgtcgggggtgtcccttgacctgacttctttcaagcaattgtggacgaggagagcaccaacctcgtcgtgggattctttgtgcctcgtggtgaggacttttgctaatcttcttgcgtcaccaaatcgatactcgatgttgtagatcgagcagagcgagaaccactgggaagtagagagaacttgctaaagcgtgactttagcttggctggtttgcgagggcgttaccctttcttggctggttccataaccgttgtggtcgtggtactacaatcggctcccgaggagactaggaccgaagtacgttgacagagggtttggtgacactgaaagtcggcttctgagaagactaggactaggagtgtgatcaccggtaagagaaagagaaagagaaggagaggagttgctcttagagaggtttgctctagagagacttagatcatcttagagatgtattgatgagtgaattgtgtgtttaagtgtttcattgtaacctctatttataggctaccatgccaaggtgtttagtattaaacaaatgatagtggagcattaattggagataagaaatgatgaattttggagataaggaagcataattggagataaagcatgatgaatttcggagataaggagataaggaggcataattggagataaggaatgatgaattttggagataaggaagcactttctgctcctttattccttcaattttatctccatcaagcactcagattttgaccatgacttcttcataagaaatgttccactatgagtgtagatcaccctggtaaaatttcagagcttttgatatagtggttgggccgaaaacgctgctgtacctcttacaggtccagtttttcaagcctctctagacaaggaaattggactgattgtttgaaggcattccactcaaaactagctctggaactcttcataagaaatgatccttgggctttctggatttaatctggaaagtttcagctcatttgaatttcgtttggttagtctgccgcccctcattccttgtttagctcggtttctcctagccgaagtaggaaaatgtgctaaagttgactttttcatgctttcatgcttccatagtaggctttatttagcctctaaatatatatttcgaacttgtcgacaatatatagcttgagccactgacattggcttaatttctccaagacgtgccttgtcaggccaaaatgctcattttgggtccaaacaggtaTTAGATAAGAAAATACATCCAATGTGGTAGTTGAGTATTGAACCgcgattaacaaaaaaattcatCCTGACTACATCCAATACATGGTGTGAGTTTTGAACCTATATCAAATTAATTGTATATTCATTCAAAAGGTgtgcttaatttaattaagcGCACATTTTGAATGAATATAGAATTAATTTGatctaggggtcatcatttgggcCGCGGGTCCAAATGTTTATGGGCGCCCGCCCAGCCCGACCCGCATCAAAGTCCATCCCGGCCTTGCCCATTGGGCACGAGGTAGGGCTAGGGTGGAGGGTTCAAAGCCCAGGCCTAGCCCATTATATGCCCATTAAAGACTGCTCGACCCAACCTTATAAGCCCAATCCGAAAGCCCATTCAATTCTGGTattaatatgttttttttttttatgtagttATTAGTTCAATATGTGAACTAATTATTGCAGTAAGctatatttttctttaattttgtattttatcttgttcaatcattaacatatcataattttttatagttttttgtactttttttttttaataaaagaacattacatataaatataatgaGCTCGGCCCTGCCCACCCAAAAAGCCCCTGCCCCGAGAAGGCCCATAAGGCCCTGGGCCATGGGCCTTAATTTTTAAGAAAAGTTCGGCCCTGCCCagctcaaatatatatatatattgtggcCTGCCTGGCCCAGCCTGAGCCCATTAATTTTGGGCAAGGTCGGCCTTGCCCTGCCCATTGATGACCCCTAATACACCTCATACAAATATGATCACAACAGTGATCCAAACTGTTTATTTTGTAAGTTCTAATCAGAAATTCATGTTTGCAAAAAATAATTAACTTAAGAGTGGTGCTAGAGACACCAAAATATTATACCAAATTTCAatcccaaatgatgtggcattGCCACCTCATTCATAGTTATTTCCAACATGTAATTATGTCAATTAATTTTCATTTATATAGTTTCCATTATATATGCAATTACTTAATCTTATATTAAATGAGAAAAATAATGTTTCCCTGCAATCCCAAAAATTGATCTTCAAATACCAAGGATATTCTCATATACCACCtgtcatcatcatcctcatctcaTGCTGCACCAAAATTTGGAACTCAAGGGACGAAAAATCATCTaggatttgaataaataaaaggtCTTGGCGtatgaaaatccaaaataaagaaGATGATTATGAATATAGCAACCACAAGGCATAAATTGGCTTTGTAAATCATAATCACAAGGGATTATGATGAAAAACTGTGAGTTAGCTCTTAATAAAAGATTAAGAAAGATACAAATCAATACAGAAGTTAATTTAACCAActtgttttgaaatttgaatccaCTGGATTGGTTCAAGAAATTAAAAGAGAGAACAACAAATTtacttattctttttttttttttttttttttttaacaatagaACAAAGAATTTACTGGTTGTGGATAGATGGCTGCGATATATGGaggatgagttttgcattttttagggtttatcaaGACATGAGTTTGCGCGCTTGTTGGATTGATTAATTTCACTgcattttcttcttccgttttttaatatcttagagataaataaactaatttaaatACCTAtgctaaatatataaaaaaaatgatagCTTGAATATTTTGAGGTTCATTAGGGCTGATGTGGTCAATGCCATGTCATTTGGGATGGTTTTTTTGTATGGAATTTTGGGATCCAAAGCATTTTGCTTAACTTAAAGCCATATTTAGCTAGTCATCCTATAAAAGGGCTAGTCAACAGTCTATTCAAATCACATTAGTCTGAGATACTGATAAGTAGTCCATCACCTTCTAATCCAAAACGTACATTCTCATGATAGATAAACTGCTCAGTTCCGTTAAGCATGCTATGGCCTAAAAGGGTAGGAAGCTACGCAGGTGGTCGTATATAATTTCAAAGGCTTCGAATTTTGTTGAGAAGGGTGAACTAATTTAATCAGTACGTCCCAACTATATTTCATCAAACATTGAGAATCTTTCTACTCTCACTTCTATAAATACTAACTACATATGCTATAACCTTCAATTCAAACAAGAGCCAAAAGTTGATTAATTGTATCCATACTCAAGAACAACTATATATTAGTTCTATCTCGTCCCTATCAACCAAGATGGCTAGTTTCAAGCGCTGTTTCCTGTTATCTTTGATGGTAGCAGCATTGTGTTTATCTAGCATTGATACGAGCTTCGCAGCCCGAAACCTTCTGCAGGCTACGGCATTACCAGTGCCTACAATTCCATCTCTTCCCAAGGTACGTTGCAATGCCTCCCCTACCTTCCCTGCCGAAACCTACATTGCCACCATTTCCGATCAACCCCATCCCATCTCTGCCCAAAACCACACTGCCACCACTACCAAGCATCCAAATCCCCTCTTTGCCAAAGCCAACCCTCCCAACCATGCCGGCTGCTCCTAAGGTCACTCTTCCTCCACTTCCAGTCACTCCATTGCCCACCATTCCGACAAAGATACCTTCCTTCCCTACCATTCCATCACTTCCTTCCTTCACCTTTCCATCAAACTAGACATAGTATTTCAGCATGGAGATCGATGTGGCACACATGATTTACATTTATTTCTATTCTGTATTTGAGTGAGCCTACacattttgtttgtttgtattACGGAATTCCTGCGTTTCAGGCATCCTAGAGGCTTTATGTTGTAGATTTCAGTTTCACATTGTGCAATGTTATTCTTATACTACCACGTAATGATGCAGAACGGATGGCAGCCCAATTCgaagaacagttggatcgtgctaaaggaggaaaacgaaaagtgactagtagacacgAAACAGCTCGGTGTCCGATTGGGACGTgccttacctttccggaaagggaatcgcgccagaaacaAGACTCATCGCTTAACCATGAGCTGTGGCATTTTTCGGCCTTTCGGGCTCGTTTAGGACCTCAAAAccgcatttttctatttttcggacttttggttttcctagttaattttgggttgttttcgtttttacccatgggctttagggtttcattgttagtcgc encodes the following:
- the LOC133711038 gene encoding transcription factor bHLH131 gives rise to the protein MQMRSAPSYFSKKIGFPQRYRIDPVNSIYSKNFCRPKSTAEAKVLAAKKHSESERRRRMRINSQYAALRKILPNLIKMDKASLLAETVRQVRELKKVVADTEAACRGSGSECVIPSGFNKLSLQKCEGKQEGLVKATFSCEDRPGLILDMIRELRSGKGRVVRAEMVTVGGRTKSVLWVKGLGAGSEGIVCLKKALNKVIVDRPSINTSP
- the LOC133723489 gene encoding uncharacterized protein LOC133723489; translated protein: MDNPSSSGVPESEKLLGIAADLLCGGDFASCRKFALFARDCDPENPVAERILAVADVLLAEKRRDPTDWYPILQLTRPDSGNRRLVRTQFEKLTALLNPEDNGFPFSDVALGLVRKAWAALSDPGFGNGPKNGPESPKLEEGLAGETFWTVCPYCYGMFMYKKVFEECCLRCQICRKAFHGVAIRPPAPEILVEGKEQYYFTYGCFPTEYNEEAKKSNEDTKKRQMEEGVCVVEISDDEEEVVVKNVGGGGKFSSEGKAPVKRMKAPARRMKGMKTKTVASRRGGMVKELDLNGGCGNGNGEMGDL